In Picosynechococcus sp. PCC 7002, the following are encoded in one genomic region:
- a CDS encoding GFA family protein: protein MTDYFGSCLCGTTKFKVQGGFDSFYLCHCQHCQKDTGSAHSANLFSRSAKLIWLAGVDAVTTFTLPGTRHNKSFCKLCGSALPSTQIADFLVIPAGCLDTEVSMSPTAHIFTSSKAAWDRALGELPKFKGLPS from the coding sequence ATGACTGATTACTTTGGTTCTTGTCTGTGTGGAACCACGAAATTTAAAGTACAAGGGGGGTTCGACAGCTTTTACCTGTGTCATTGTCAGCATTGCCAAAAAGATACAGGGTCGGCTCACTCGGCAAATTTATTTTCGCGGTCTGCTAAATTGATTTGGCTGGCTGGTGTGGATGCAGTGACTACATTTACGCTTCCAGGTACTCGCCACAACAAAAGCTTTTGTAAGTTGTGTGGTTCAGCGTTGCCAAGCACTCAGATCGCTGATTTTCTGGTCATTCCCGCAGGGTGTTTGGACACAGAAGTTTCTATGTCGCCAACTGCCCACATCTTTACATCTAGCAAAGCTGCTTGGGATAGAGCGTTAGGGGAACTGCCAAAATTCAAAGGGTTGCCAAGTTGA
- a CDS encoding TA system antitoxin ParD family protein — protein MSVAVRISNSLAIKAKIRSKAMHRSVAGQIEYWAKMGEILEDNPDLSFAFVQEILIGKEEAENSELTPYEFQ, from the coding sequence ATGTCTGTTGCCGTTCGTATCTCTAACTCTTTGGCGATAAAGGCTAAAATTCGTTCAAAAGCGATGCATCGTTCAGTTGCTGGTCAAATCGAGTATTGGGCGAAAATGGGTGAAATTCTCGAAGATAACCCTGATTTGTCTTTCGCTTTTGTACAAGAAATCCTCATCGGTAAAGAAGAGGCTGAGAACTCTGAATTAACACCTTATGAGTTCCAATAA
- a CDS encoding type II toxin-antitoxin system RelE/ParE family toxin: MSSNKKKIEVYQTPSFTKKKKKLRKSEIADLDNAVKAIIENPEIGVQKKGDLADVWVYKFKMAKQENLLAYKWDVEKRILIALGVHENFYRDLKKSNF; the protein is encoded by the coding sequence ATGAGTTCCAATAAAAAGAAAATCGAAGTATATCAAACTCCTTCCTTTACCAAGAAAAAAAAGAAGCTTCGTAAAAGTGAAATTGCAGACCTAGATAATGCTGTTAAAGCGATTATTGAGAACCCAGAAATTGGTGTTCAAAAAAAAGGCGATTTAGCTGATGTGTGGGTCTACAAATTTAAAATGGCAAAACAGGAAAATCTGCTTGCTTATAAGTGGGATGTGGAAAAAAGAATTCTTATTGCACTTGGCGTCCACGAAAATTTTTATCGTGATCTGAAAAAATCAAACTTCTAA
- a CDS encoding S8 family serine peptidase, whose translation MGRFRQKRSLFGIFTLGLTVFGGFEGAIAQDFNTSIGDNGIQATILHREPYDLLGRKIAIGQVEIGRPGKFGLDKRAVWQPQLGLSQLFFLNEKATPDDHVDDHAGMVAGIMVGQDKRQLGVAPEARLFSSAIGSTDDSAQPEECLATQHIARQNGGDVRAINFSFGESLSRDPRPNPALDGNALLTQCLDWTARVYDVLHVVAGNQGTGGIPIPTDHYNGITTAYTTRFQGDAFNKIDFANLSSLPVGSGSRLIRQEINTGSRRAISLSAPGSQLNLITTFNKIDRVSGTSFAAPHITGTVALLQEFGDRQLKTQADQWSLAARRHEVMKAVLLNSADKIADTGNGKSLEMTRTILSKQNRTWLEGDAYKNPDIPLDIEMGTGQLNAQRAYQQLAAGQWSTTAPVPSRGWNYDKISAQEFQDYHFAMPLQRDSFVALTLTWDRWVDLNDQNNNGLYDVGESFTDRGLNDLNLYLLPADADNLGDAVCRSTSPVDSVEHIFCPVPQTGKYKVRVVYAEQANQATQDYAIAWWTATTP comes from the coding sequence ATGGGGAGATTTAGGCAAAAACGGTCACTTTTTGGGATATTCACCCTCGGTTTGACGGTTTTTGGGGGATTTGAAGGGGCGATCGCCCAGGACTTTAATACCTCTATCGGCGACAACGGGATCCAAGCTACCATCCTCCACCGTGAACCCTACGATCTACTGGGCCGCAAAATTGCTATTGGCCAGGTAGAAATTGGTCGCCCCGGCAAATTTGGCCTCGATAAACGGGCCGTCTGGCAACCGCAACTAGGACTTTCCCAACTGTTTTTCCTTAACGAAAAGGCAACCCCCGATGATCACGTCGATGACCACGCGGGCATGGTGGCGGGAATTATGGTTGGACAGGATAAACGCCAACTGGGAGTCGCCCCGGAAGCCCGTCTGTTTTCTTCGGCGATCGGTTCCACTGACGATTCGGCCCAACCAGAGGAATGTCTCGCGACCCAACACATTGCCCGACAAAATGGCGGCGACGTGCGGGCGATCAATTTCAGTTTTGGAGAATCCCTCAGTCGCGATCCCCGGCCGAATCCAGCCTTAGATGGCAATGCCCTTTTGACCCAATGTTTAGACTGGACAGCGCGGGTTTATGATGTCCTCCATGTGGTAGCCGGAAACCAAGGCACTGGTGGTATCCCGATTCCGACGGATCATTACAACGGCATCACTACCGCCTACACCACCCGGTTTCAAGGGGATGCGTTTAATAAAATTGATTTTGCTAATCTCAGTTCCCTGCCTGTGGGCAGTGGCAGTCGTTTGATTCGCCAGGAAATTAATACGGGTTCCCGCCGGGCCATTAGCCTCAGTGCTCCCGGTAGCCAGCTCAATCTGATCACCACCTTTAATAAAATCGACCGGGTGAGCGGTACGAGTTTCGCGGCCCCCCACATTACTGGCACCGTTGCCTTGTTACAGGAATTTGGCGATCGCCAACTGAAAACCCAGGCCGACCAATGGAGCCTCGCTGCCCGTCGCCATGAAGTAATGAAGGCGGTATTGCTTAACAGTGCCGATAAAATTGCCGATACTGGGAACGGTAAGTCTCTGGAGATGACCCGCACAATTCTCAGTAAACAAAATCGCACCTGGCTAGAGGGAGACGCTTACAAGAATCCCGATATTCCCCTGGATATCGAAATGGGTACAGGGCAACTCAACGCCCAACGCGCTTATCAACAATTGGCCGCCGGACAATGGTCAACAACAGCGCCTGTGCCAAGTCGGGGCTGGAATTACGACAAAATTAGCGCCCAAGAGTTTCAGGACTATCATTTCGCCATGCCCCTACAACGGGATTCTTTTGTAGCCCTGACCCTCACTTGGGATCGTTGGGTGGACTTGAATGACCAGAACAATAATGGTCTGTATGATGTGGGAGAAAGTTTTACGGATCGCGGCTTGAATGATCTCAATCTCTATCTCTTGCCAGCGGATGCTGACAATTTAGGCGATGCGGTATGTCGCTCTACCAGTCCCGTTGATAGCGTTGAACATATTTTTTGCCCCGTACCACAAACGGGAAAGTATAAAGTGCGGGTTGTCTATGCCGAGCAAGCTAATCAAGCAACCCAGGATTATGCGATCGCCTGGTGGACAGCGACAACGCCCTAA
- a CDS encoding glucose-6-phosphate isomerase: MDTAALWQRYQAWLYYHPELEFYVDISRMGFDEAFVQGLQPKFAKAFQDLKAIEAGAIANPDEGRMVGHYWLRNPDLAPNAELKADIVDTLEKVEKFAKAVHAGEITAPGGVPFTDILSIGIGGSALGPQFVAEALADVDAPLKIHFIDNTDPDGIDRTLAQVKDRLNTTLAIVISKSGGTPETRNSMVEVKNFYKAHKIDFSSHAVAITGIGSKLENVAKSEHWLTTFPMHDWVGGRTSELSAVGLVAAALQGINIRAMLDGAKTMDDATRIPELKQNPAALLALAWYYSGNGRGEKDMVILPYKDRLLLFSRYLQQLIMESLGKEEDLDGNKVYQGIAVYGNKGSTDQHAYVQQLREGVPNFFATFIEVLGDRQGNSIDIENGATSGDFLSGFLLGTREALYDNGRDSITITVPDVDARTVGALIALYERAVTIYASLVNINAYHQPGVEAGKKAAASVLDLQKKVVDAVTTSESSLTLDSLAIKVGAIEQIEVIYKIVRHLAANGRALKLEGNPAQPSALKISRL; encoded by the coding sequence ATGGATACCGCCGCACTCTGGCAACGTTACCAAGCTTGGCTCTACTACCATCCGGAACTCGAATTTTACGTCGATATCAGTCGGATGGGCTTTGATGAGGCGTTTGTACAAGGTTTACAACCGAAGTTTGCAAAGGCATTTCAAGATTTAAAAGCGATCGAAGCCGGGGCGATCGCCAACCCCGATGAAGGCAGAATGGTGGGTCACTATTGGTTGCGTAACCCTGATCTCGCCCCCAATGCGGAACTAAAAGCAGATATTGTTGACACCCTCGAAAAAGTCGAAAAATTTGCCAAGGCAGTTCATGCGGGAGAAATTACGGCTCCCGGTGGTGTGCCGTTTACAGATATTCTCTCCATTGGCATTGGCGGGTCTGCCCTCGGCCCCCAATTTGTCGCCGAAGCCCTCGCCGATGTGGATGCGCCGTTAAAGATCCATTTCATCGATAACACCGATCCCGACGGCATTGACCGCACCCTCGCCCAGGTCAAAGATCGACTGAATACCACCTTGGCGATCGTCATTTCTAAATCTGGCGGTACCCCCGAAACCCGGAACAGCATGGTTGAGGTAAAAAATTTCTACAAAGCCCACAAAATTGATTTCTCTTCCCATGCAGTAGCGATTACCGGAATTGGCTCCAAACTCGAAAATGTGGCGAAATCCGAGCATTGGCTGACCACCTTCCCGATGCATGACTGGGTGGGCGGTCGGACTTCCGAATTGTCAGCCGTGGGTTTAGTTGCCGCCGCGTTACAAGGGATTAATATTCGGGCAATGCTTGACGGCGCAAAAACTATGGACGATGCCACCCGCATTCCTGAACTAAAACAAAATCCGGCGGCATTATTGGCTCTGGCTTGGTATTACTCCGGCAATGGCAGGGGCGAGAAGGATATGGTGATTTTGCCCTATAAAGACCGTTTATTGCTCTTTAGTCGCTATTTGCAGCAACTGATCATGGAATCCCTCGGCAAAGAAGAGGATCTCGATGGCAATAAGGTCTACCAAGGAATTGCTGTTTACGGGAATAAAGGTTCCACTGACCAGCACGCCTATGTGCAACAACTGCGAGAAGGGGTTCCCAATTTCTTCGCGACCTTTATCGAAGTGTTAGGCGATCGCCAAGGCAATTCCATTGATATTGAAAATGGCGCAACCAGCGGTGATTTTCTGTCTGGCTTTTTGCTCGGCACCCGCGAAGCCCTCTATGACAATGGCAGGGACTCGATCACCATTACCGTTCCCGATGTCGATGCCCGTACTGTCGGTGCCCTGATTGCCCTCTATGAACGGGCTGTCACGATCTATGCGTCTTTGGTCAATATCAACGCTTACCACCAACCTGGCGTCGAAGCTGGGAAAAAAGCAGCAGCATCAGTGCTCGATCTTCAGAAAAAAGTGGTGGATGCGGTAACGACGAGTGAGTCTTCTCTGACCCTCGATAGTCTAGCGATTAAAGTCGGGGCAATTGAACAAATTGAGGTGATTTACAAAATTGTCCGTCATCTGGCTGCCAATGGTCGCGCCTTGAAATTAGAGGGCAATCCGGCTCAACCTAGTGCGCTAAAGATTAGTCGTCTCTAA
- a CDS encoding DUF4334 domain-containing protein — protein sequence MTTTTELPSILQTGQGTTQEALELFDRLETVDLDFMWGRWRGRGIYTGHPMDGLLELGNWYGKEFIDPETVHPLLFSGRQGEIFKVAPNLKTMEMVLKLPMPQNPAFKPFLRLLNGLFKTEKSQARLRMMEYRGKVSATMIYDCLPINDSFRKINENQVFGVMDFKQSTQPFFFILERVTGQP from the coding sequence ATGACGACCACAACTGAGTTACCAAGCATTTTGCAAACAGGCCAAGGTACAACCCAGGAAGCCCTTGAACTCTTTGACCGCCTCGAAACCGTTGATCTGGACTTTATGTGGGGACGGTGGCGAGGCCGGGGAATTTATACAGGGCACCCAATGGATGGTCTGCTGGAGTTAGGTAACTGGTACGGCAAAGAATTTATCGACCCGGAAACCGTACATCCCCTACTTTTTTCTGGTCGTCAGGGAGAAATTTTTAAAGTAGCCCCCAACCTCAAAACCATGGAGATGGTCTTGAAATTGCCCATGCCCCAAAACCCGGCCTTTAAACCGTTTCTAAGGTTGCTCAATGGCCTATTTAAAACCGAAAAAAGTCAAGCCAGACTCCGAATGATGGAATATCGCGGCAAAGTCAGCGCCACCATGATCTATGACTGCCTGCCCATCAACGATTCCTTTAGGAAAATCAACGAAAATCAGGTTTTTGGCGTGATGGATTTCAAGCAATCTACCCAGCCATTTTTCTTTATCCTGGAGCGCGTGACAGGTCAGCCATAG
- a CDS encoding DUF29 domain-containing protein has product MQVLYDQDFNLWLAETVRFLKEGKLLEVDYGNLIEELETMGQSEKNALKSNLKILLMHLLKYQFQPEKRTNSWRYTITEHRQRILDSLEISPSLKGFFEQEFERCYQNARRLAADETGISIGNFPKISPFTISESLDLDYLP; this is encoded by the coding sequence ATGCAAGTTTTATATGACCAGGATTTTAATCTTTGGCTTGCGGAAACAGTGCGTTTTCTCAAGGAAGGAAAATTATTGGAGGTTGACTATGGAAATTTGATTGAGGAACTAGAAACCATGGGCCAGAGCGAAAAAAATGCTCTCAAAAGCAATCTAAAAATACTCCTGATGCATCTTCTCAAATATCAGTTTCAGCCCGAAAAAAGAACCAATAGTTGGCGTTATACAATTACGGAACACCGCCAAAGAATTTTAGACAGTTTAGAAATCAGTCCGAGTTTAAAAGGATTTTTTGAACAAGAATTTGAACGTTGTTATCAAAATGCCCGCCGTTTAGCTGCTGATGAAACAGGAATTTCTATTGGCAATTTTCCCAAGATCTCACCCTTTACAATCTCAGAAAGTCTTGACTTAGATTATTTGCCCTGA
- a CDS encoding Uma2 family endonuclease has translation MVANAVRWTVQDLEAMPDDGGWKRYEIIDGELIVTRAPHIFHQSAASRLHVALGNWSDQSGLGRVFEAPGVVFSPNDGVIPDVVWVSNARLETGVDESGHFTVAPELMIEILSAGKLNEQRDKEAKRKLYSLYGVQEYWVVDWRLKTIEVYRRNQAQLELVCTLLGDDALTSPLLPDFAIAIDQVFR, from the coding sequence ATGGTTGCCAATGCAGTTCGCTGGACAGTACAGGATCTTGAAGCCATGCCCGACGATGGCGGCTGGAAACGCTATGAAATTATTGATGGAGAATTAATCGTGACCCGCGCGCCCCATATTTTTCATCAAAGTGCTGCCAGTCGGCTCCATGTTGCCCTAGGTAATTGGTCAGACCAATCAGGTCTTGGTCGTGTTTTTGAGGCTCCAGGGGTGGTGTTCTCTCCGAATGATGGCGTGATTCCAGATGTGGTGTGGGTGAGCAATGCCCGTCTCGAAACGGGTGTGGATGAGTCGGGGCATTTTACCGTTGCGCCGGAACTGATGATCGAAATTCTCTCGGCGGGCAAACTAAATGAGCAGCGAGATAAAGAGGCAAAGCGTAAATTATATTCGCTCTATGGGGTGCAGGAATATTGGGTGGTGGATTGGCGACTGAAAACGATTGAAGTCTATCGGCGCAATCAGGCGCAGTTGGAGTTGGTCTGTACTTTACTGGGTGATGATGCTCTCACTTCACCTTTATTACCCGATTTTGCGATCGCCATTGATCAAGTTTTTCGTTAA
- a CDS encoding M42 family metallopeptidase: MSHDFERLFEQISTLVMHHSPSGQETEIDHYLLALFAKLGVNHWQDRAGNIIVKILGQNPDAGAIAITAHKDEIGAIVKQVDERTGRVEIRALGGAYPWIYGEGVMDILGDHATIPGILSFGSRHVSHESPQKLLQTEKPVQWHQAWLETKCHSTELLAAGVRPGSRVVVGKHRKKPFRLKNYIASYTLDNKASLVILIELAKHLKNPPQDVYLVASAKEEVGALGALYFSQNTQLDALVALEICPLAREYAIAAGDRPVLLSQDGYGIYDEGLNQEILTAAAEINRPLQQAIIQGFGSDASIAMKFGHVCRGACLSFPTENTHGYEIAHLGAIAHCIDILFAYCQHPKI; the protein is encoded by the coding sequence ATGAGCCACGACTTTGAGCGTTTGTTTGAGCAAATTTCTACCCTGGTGATGCACCATTCCCCCAGCGGTCAGGAAACGGAAATCGATCACTATCTCCTTGCTCTGTTCGCCAAGCTCGGAGTGAACCACTGGCAAGACCGGGCCGGTAACATCATCGTGAAAATTTTGGGTCAAAACCCGGATGCTGGGGCGATCGCCATCACTGCCCACAAGGATGAAATTGGGGCGATCGTCAAACAGGTGGACGAACGCACCGGTCGCGTAGAAATTCGGGCTTTGGGTGGAGCTTATCCTTGGATCTATGGCGAAGGGGTAATGGATATCCTCGGGGATCACGCAACCATTCCTGGGATTCTTAGTTTTGGATCGCGCCACGTTTCCCACGAATCCCCCCAAAAACTTTTGCAAACGGAAAAACCCGTCCAATGGCACCAGGCTTGGCTGGAAACAAAATGCCATAGCACTGAATTACTTGCCGCTGGGGTGCGTCCTGGCAGCCGGGTCGTAGTCGGCAAACATCGCAAAAAACCGTTCCGCCTGAAAAATTACATCGCCAGCTACACCCTGGACAACAAAGCTTCCCTCGTCATTCTGATTGAACTGGCTAAACACCTCAAAAATCCGCCCCAAGATGTTTATCTGGTGGCCTCTGCCAAGGAAGAAGTGGGAGCATTGGGAGCCCTCTACTTCAGTCAAAATACCCAACTGGATGCCCTAGTTGCTCTAGAAATTTGTCCCCTGGCGCGGGAATATGCGATCGCCGCTGGGGATCGACCGGTATTACTCTCTCAGGACGGTTATGGGATCTATGACGAGGGCTTAAACCAAGAAATTCTAACCGCCGCTGCTGAAATTAACCGTCCCCTCCAACAGGCGATTATCCAGGGGTTTGGTAGTGATGCCTCGATCGCGATGAAATTTGGCCATGTGTGCCGGGGTGCTTGTCTCAGCTTCCCCACAGAAAATACCCACGGTTATGAAATTGCTCACCTTGGGGCGATCGCCCACTGCATTGATATTTTGTTCGCCTATTGTCAACACCCCAAAATTTAA
- a CDS encoding glutathione peroxidase — translation MALPTALKTLDGAPLSPETLENKVVLFVNVASKCGLTPQYSGLVALDQEYGDRGLVIVGVPCNQFGAQEPGTPDEIKDFTKTKYDVDFTLLEKQDVNGANRSPLYQFLVGNGPDIAWNFGKFLVGRDGEVIERFEPQTAPDDANLKAAIEKALG, via the coding sequence ATGGCTTTACCCACAGCGTTAAAAACCCTAGACGGCGCGCCCCTCAGCCCGGAAACCCTCGAAAATAAAGTCGTTTTATTCGTGAATGTAGCGAGCAAATGCGGCCTGACGCCCCAGTACAGTGGCCTGGTTGCCCTCGATCAAGAATATGGCGATCGCGGTTTGGTGATTGTCGGCGTTCCTTGTAATCAGTTCGGCGCCCAGGAACCCGGCACCCCTGACGAAATCAAAGATTTCACCAAGACCAAATATGACGTAGATTTTACGCTCCTCGAAAAACAGGATGTCAACGGCGCCAACCGCAGCCCTCTGTACCAGTTTCTCGTGGGAAATGGCCCCGACATCGCCTGGAACTTCGGCAAATTCCTCGTCGGCCGTGACGGTGAAGTCATCGAACGCTTTGAGCCCCAGACGGCCCCTGATGACGCAAACCTGAAAGCGGCCATTGAAAAAGCTTTGGGTTAA
- a CDS encoding NAD-dependent epimerase/dehydratase family protein: MTKKVFITGASGCIGHYLAETFIYHTDYELYLLVRSPQKLRFNTEARGGIHVVQGDLLDIEQQADLLKTINVAILAATAWGGAQESFETNVVKTAQLIDLLDPEICEQVIYFSTASILGRNNEVLTEARDFGTDYIRTKYECYQKLGTLKLAPKISVVFPTLVAGGGENKPFSHLSGGLRDHIKWLSIAKFLSADGSFHFIHGEDIARVVRHLAENPPTIRFDLPPGELDPDRQFVLGNEPLTADAAIAELCEHMGQKIYFKIPLSLWLANFIIKVFRIQLAAWDRFCIDYRHFTYRKTYNPRSFGLESACPKLSDVLTSSGIIPRRRP, translated from the coding sequence ATGACGAAAAAGGTCTTTATCACTGGCGCTAGTGGCTGCATTGGCCATTACCTTGCTGAAACGTTTATTTACCACACCGATTACGAGCTTTATCTGTTGGTGCGATCGCCCCAGAAATTGCGCTTCAACACCGAGGCCCGGGGCGGCATTCATGTGGTTCAGGGGGATTTATTAGATATCGAACAGCAGGCAGATCTCCTAAAAACGATCAACGTGGCGATCTTGGCGGCCACAGCCTGGGGTGGTGCCCAAGAATCCTTTGAGACCAACGTGGTAAAAACAGCCCAGCTTATTGATCTGCTCGATCCAGAAATTTGTGAACAGGTGATTTATTTTTCCACGGCGAGTATTCTGGGGCGCAACAATGAAGTGCTCACGGAGGCCCGGGACTTTGGCACCGACTACATCCGCACGAAATACGAGTGTTACCAAAAACTGGGCACCTTAAAATTAGCACCGAAAATTTCCGTGGTTTTCCCCACCCTGGTGGCGGGGGGCGGTGAAAATAAACCCTTTTCCCACCTGTCTGGGGGCCTGCGGGATCACATTAAATGGCTATCCATCGCCAAGTTCCTCAGTGCGGACGGCAGTTTCCACTTTATCCATGGGGAAGATATTGCGCGGGTGGTGCGCCATCTGGCAGAAAATCCGCCGACCATTCGCTTTGATCTACCCCCCGGAGAATTAGACCCCGATCGCCAGTTTGTGTTGGGCAATGAACCGTTAACCGCCGACGCGGCGATCGCCGAATTGTGTGAGCACATGGGCCAAAAAATTTACTTTAAAATTCCCCTGTCCCTGTGGTTGGCGAATTTCATTATCAAAGTTTTTCGGATTCAGTTGGCGGCCTGGGATCGCTTTTGCATCGACTACCGCCATTTCACCTATCGCAAAACCTACAATCCCCGCAGCTTTGGCTTAGAATCTGCCTGTCCAAAACTCAGTGATGTCCTCACTAGCTCCGGGATTATCCCACGTCGTCGCCCTTAA
- a CDS encoding SGNH/GDSL hydrolase family protein produces the protein MFSRGRRRYSSLGRRKKKKSVSPWTILVAVPVVLLGLEVVARLGSGYFEGQDDQLSQEAIAYSLKFVDDDQNVYQGLDNRGELLAQKAIATGYELVGSQESEFFSLNEQGFRDEEPLPVAKPQDEIRVFILGNSTAFGRGDQTNQETIAAFSNNVSKPCQDQRQSPGTYRPDVFPFFPPTRNRLAQLPAKIREGNYRVVNVAVPGYSSGNELAQLALKILPYQPDLIVLLNGYEDLLLPSDQAATEIPKLAEFAKNPDAYFHQYLKESFRNKAEQSALMRAVFALTSPRKANQGGEVFSIRERNTTGLAQQLPNSDAEFQERLGRYQDNLAQMVGLCGAAQIPLLVALQPEITGRPEAQLDPTEAAIRQQLGDNYTEKMTTYYPQFAETLQQLAQDFPNNLEFIDFYRLDNQFPTPTFIDPIHINAAANEVMAEQLYGAIANLPKMQIIPENFFLD, from the coding sequence ATGTTTAGTCGCGGTCGCCGTCGTTACTCGTCCCTCGGTCGAAGAAAAAAGAAAAAATCCGTTTCTCCCTGGACGATCCTGGTGGCTGTACCGGTGGTATTGCTCGGCCTCGAAGTGGTGGCTCGGCTTGGGTCTGGCTATTTTGAAGGACAGGATGATCAGCTCTCCCAGGAGGCGATCGCCTACAGCCTAAAATTTGTCGATGACGATCAAAACGTCTACCAAGGGTTAGACAATCGCGGCGAACTTCTCGCCCAGAAAGCCATTGCCACGGGCTACGAACTGGTCGGCAGCCAAGAGAGTGAATTTTTTAGCCTCAATGAACAAGGTTTCCGGGACGAGGAACCGTTACCCGTTGCCAAACCCCAAGATGAAATTCGTGTGTTTATCCTTGGCAATTCCACCGCCTTTGGTCGGGGTGACCAGACGAACCAAGAGACGATCGCCGCTTTCTCGAACAACGTCTCAAAACCGTGTCAAGACCAACGACAATCCCCCGGCACCTATCGCCCGGACGTTTTCCCTTTCTTTCCGCCGACCCGCAATCGCTTGGCCCAACTGCCCGCCAAAATTCGAGAGGGAAACTACCGTGTGGTGAATGTGGCCGTACCTGGCTATAGCTCTGGCAATGAGTTGGCCCAGCTTGCCCTGAAGATTTTGCCCTACCAGCCGGATTTAATTGTTCTTCTCAACGGCTATGAAGATCTCCTCCTCCCCAGTGACCAAGCGGCCACGGAGATTCCAAAATTAGCAGAATTTGCCAAAAATCCCGATGCCTACTTCCACCAATACCTCAAGGAATCCTTCCGAAACAAGGCCGAACAAAGTGCTTTAATGCGGGCCGTTTTTGCCTTGACTTCCCCCCGCAAAGCAAACCAGGGGGGCGAAGTGTTTAGCATCCGCGAACGCAACACAACGGGCTTGGCACAACAACTCCCTAACTCCGATGCAGAATTTCAGGAACGCCTAGGGCGCTACCAGGACAATCTGGCGCAGATGGTGGGGCTGTGTGGTGCGGCCCAAATTCCGTTGTTGGTGGCCCTCCAACCAGAAATCACTGGACGCCCTGAAGCTCAACTTGATCCGACGGAAGCAGCGATTCGCCAGCAGCTTGGGGATAACTACACAGAAAAAATGACCACCTATTACCCCCAGTTTGCTGAGACACTGCAACAACTGGCCCAGGACTTTCCGAATAATCTAGAGTTTATTGATTTTTATCGCCTTGATAATCAGTTCCCCACACCGACTTTTATCGACCCGATCCACATTAATGCTGCTGCAAATGAGGTGATGGCCGAGCAACTCTACGGGGCGATCGCCAATTTGCCAAAGATGCAGATTATCCCGGAAAATTTCTTCCTCGATTAA
- a CDS encoding low molecular weight protein-tyrosine-phosphatase: MAYKLLFVCLGNICRSPSAENIMRHLLEQEGLSNKILCDSAGTSSYHIGAAPDRRMQAAAQKRDIRLMGSARQFSRADFEAFDLILAMDRANYRDILSLDRADIYGEKVKMMCDYATNFPDSEVPDPYYGGQSGFDYVIDLLLDACQGLLTEIKQEM; this comes from the coding sequence ATGGCCTATAAATTATTATTCGTTTGCCTCGGTAACATCTGCCGTTCCCCCTCCGCCGAAAATATTATGCGGCATCTTTTGGAGCAAGAAGGTTTAAGCAATAAAATTCTCTGCGATTCGGCCGGGACTTCTAGCTATCACATAGGAGCCGCCCCAGACCGACGGATGCAGGCAGCGGCCCAAAAGCGCGATATTCGTCTGATGGGTAGCGCCCGGCAATTTTCCCGCGCTGATTTTGAAGCATTTGACCTGATCCTGGCAATGGATCGCGCTAATTATCGTGACATTTTGTCCCTAGACCGGGCGGATATCTATGGCGAAAAAGTTAAAATGATGTGTGACTACGCCACGAATTTTCCCGATAGCGAAGTGCCAGATCCCTACTACGGCGGCCAATCGGGTTTTGACTATGTGATTGATTTGCTCCTCGATGCCTGCCAAGGACTCCTCACAGAAATTAAACAGGAAATGTGA